One genomic region from Falco rusticolus isolate bFalRus1 chromosome 19, bFalRus1.pri, whole genome shotgun sequence encodes:
- the LOC119159313 gene encoding claw keratin-like → MSCTSLCNTSCGVAAPAPLADTCNEPCVRQCPDSTVVIQPPASVITFPGPILSSFPQQSVVGSAGAPGVGGGYGGTFGGRGGFGGYGGYGGYGGYGGYGGYGGYGGYGGYGGYGGCGYGGWGRGHRYLNGNCGPC, encoded by the coding sequence ATGTCCTGCACCAGCCTGTGCAACACCTCCTGTGGGGtggccgccccggccccgctggctGACACCTGCAACGAGCCCTGCGTGCGGCAGTGCCCTGACTCCACGGTGGTGATCCAGCCGCCAGCCTCGGTGATCACCTTCCCCGggcccatcctcagctccttcccacagcagagTGTTGTTGGCTCAGCGGGAGCTCCCGGTGTTGGCGGAGGCTACGGCGGCACTTTTGGAGGCCGTGGTGGTTTTGGAGGCTATGGGGGCTATGGGGGCTACGGGGGCTATGGGGGTTATGGAGGTTATGGGGGCTATGGAGGTTATGGGGGCTATGGTGGCTATGGCGGTTGTGGATATGGTGGTTGGGGCCGAGGCCACAGGTACCTCAATGGCAACTGTGGACCCTGCTAA